Sequence from the Desulfobacterales bacterium genome:
GGTCGACAATATGCAGATCGGTGTCAAGAGCATTACCCAGGCCTTGGCTGACAAGCAGACCGGCGTTAAGATCAAGGCCAAACTGATCGGTGAGCCTGGGATCCGTTCCTGGAATGTGGATGTGGATGTGGACCTGGGCGTGGTCACCCTGACCGGCAAGATGGATACCCAGGCCAACAAGGACCGGGTGATCGAGATCGCCCGGACCACGGCCGGAACAATCAAGGTGATTGACAATCTCAGGGTCAAGGCGGCGAGGCCGTAGCATGGTTTCCGCTTACCGGGCCGGGGTAATGAACGCGCGGAGAGATAAGGCCGGATGGAGCCTGCCTCTTTTTTCACAACAAAAGATCAACTGATTCTTGCCTCGGGCTCCCCGCGGCGGCAGGATTTTCTGCGGGAACTGGGGCTTGCCTTTGGGATTGAGGTGCCGGCGGTGGAAGAGATCCCGCGTCCGGCCGAGCCTGCGGAGGATTTTGTTCGCCGGATGGCTGTGGCCAAGGCCGATGCCGTTGCCCGGCGTTTTCCCCGGGCCTGGGTGCTGGCCGCTGATACGGTGGTGGTCCTGGACAACGATATTCTGGGCAAACCAGCTTCGCCGGCCATGGCCGGGCGGAAGAAGCGCATCCGGCCCTGCGCGGCGACGCCGATATGGCAGGCGATATCGGTGCCCAGGGTCAGGGCGAGGATGAAGTCGCGCCCATTGACGCCGCCTTCGCGTTCCGCCACCGCCATCAGCGCCGGCAGCGCGACCGCCATCGGATGCACCACGGCGGCTTCGTGGATGCAGTCGAATTCGGAATTATGCAGCTGGTAGGCG
This genomic interval carries:
- a CDS encoding Maf family protein, encoding MEPASFFTTKDQLILASGSPRRQDFLRELGLAFGIEVPAVEEIPRPAEPAEDFVRRMAVAKADAVARRFPRAWVLAADTVVVLDNDILGKPASPAMAGRKKRIRPCAATPIWQAISVPRVRARMKSRPLTPPSRSATAISAGSATAIGCTTAASWMQSNSELCSW